Proteins encoded in a region of the Populus nigra chromosome 3, ddPopNigr1.1, whole genome shotgun sequence genome:
- the LOC133690038 gene encoding protein TEEBE-like has product MALFLALCFAIILSFCQGSAHAAIPPRPLDGLVENGNFEQAPAKSNLKKRAIIGKYSLPKWEISGIVEYVSGGPQPGGFYLAIPRGVHAVRLGNEASISQTLTVKPGSIYALTFGATRTCAQDEVLRVSVPGQSSDLPLQTLYSSNGGDTYALAWKATSKAVKVTFHNPGIQEDPTCGPLLDAIAIKEMLPLKYSKDNLVKNGGFEVGPHVFKNFSTGILLPTRQQDLISPLPGWIIESLKPVKYIDNKHFFVPTGFAAIEMVAGRESAIAQVIRTIPNKFYNLTFTIGDAKNACHGSMMVEAFAARETLKVPYVSQGKGGYKTATLRFRAISARTRITFYSAYYHTKLHDYGHMCGPVLDDVRVFPTH; this is encoded by the exons ATGGCTTTGTTTCTCGCTCTATGCTTTGCAATCATTCTCTCATTTTGCCAAGGCTCAGCTCATGCTGCTATCCCACCTCGTCCTCTTGATG gacttGTTGAAAATGGGAACTTTGAGCAAGCACCAGCAAAATCAAATCTCAAGAAAAGAGCGATAATAGGAAAATACTCGCTCCCGAAATGGGAAATCAGTGGCATAGTAGAATATGTCTCAGGCGGGCCACAACCAGGCGGCTTCTACCTAGCCATTCCTCGTGGGGTCCATGCAGTGAGGCTAGGCAACGAGGCATCTATCTCTCAAACTCTTACTGTCAAACCAGGCTCAATTTATGCACTCACGTTTGGAGCCACTAGAACCTGTGCTCAAGATGAGGTGCTAAGGGTCTCGGTCCCTGGCCAGTCAAGTGACCTTCCTCTTCAAACCCTGTATAGCAGTAATGGGGGTGACACTTATGCCTTGGCTTGGAAGGCTACTTCTAAAGCTGTCAAGGTCACATTTCATAACCCTGGCATCCAAGAAGACCCCACTTGCGGACCTCTTTTGGATGCTATTGCAATCAAGGAGATGTTACCTCTGAAGTATAGTAAAG ACAACCTAGTGAAAAATGGTGGCTTTGAAGTTGGTCCGCATGTGTTCAAGAACTTCTCAACTGGGATCTTGCTCCCTACCAGGCAACAAGATCTAATTTCACCACTCCCTGGCTGGATCATCGAATCCCTCAAACCAGTAAAATACATCGACAACAAGCACTTCTTTGTCCCCACAGGGTTTGCAGCGATTGAAATGGTAGCAGGGAGAGAGAGTGCCATAGCACAAGTCATCAGGACAATTCCTAACAAATTCTACAACCTCACATTCACAATCGGAGATGCAAAGAACGCTTGCCATGGGTCAATGATGGTTGAGGCATTTGCTGCCAGGGAAACCCTCAAAGTTCCCTACGTTTCACAGGGAAAAGGTGGATACAAGACTGCAACTTTGAGGTTCCGAGCAATTTCAGCTAGGACGAGGATTACATTTTACAGTGCATATTATCACACCAAGTTACATGATTATGGTCACATGTGTGGCCCCGTCTTGGATGATGTTAGGGTGTTTCCTACTCACTAA